From one Paenibacillus terrae HPL-003 genomic stretch:
- a CDS encoding M42 family metallopeptidase produces the protein MMIHLNENYIMTFLNQLLNTASPSGYTHHVMELIRKEAVSLGMPIEWNAKGGAILTLEGHEKDRTVALSAHVDTLGAMIRSITSHGTLRLTSVGGFMMNSIENEYCLIHTRNGQTYTGTILSSHPSVHVYDDARSFERKESHMEVRIDELVESKEDVLQLGIAVGDFISFDARPVVTPSGFIKSRHLDDKASVAALFGLLESAVRENWKPRHTVKLLISNYEEVGHGAAYIPEGVNEMIAVDMGCIGEDLSCKETDVSICAKDSSGPYDYNMTTRLIELAKELNIPYAVDIYPHYGSDASAALKAGNNIRAALIGPGVHASHAMERTHKQAVVNTARLLAAYVTV, from the coding sequence ATGATGATTCACCTGAATGAGAATTATATAATGACCTTTCTGAATCAACTATTGAATACCGCCAGTCCCAGCGGCTACACACATCATGTGATGGAACTAATCCGTAAGGAAGCCGTAAGCCTTGGGATGCCCATAGAATGGAACGCCAAAGGCGGTGCCATCTTGACCCTGGAGGGCCATGAAAAAGACCGCACAGTTGCGCTGAGCGCGCATGTGGATACATTGGGCGCAATGATACGCTCGATTACCAGTCACGGTACCTTGCGGCTGACATCTGTCGGCGGTTTCATGATGAACAGCATCGAGAACGAATACTGCCTTATTCATACCAGAAACGGACAAACGTATACAGGCACGATTCTGTCGAGCCATCCGTCTGTTCATGTCTATGATGATGCACGTAGCTTTGAACGCAAGGAAAGTCATATGGAGGTGCGGATCGACGAGCTTGTCGAATCCAAAGAAGATGTGCTCCAGCTCGGCATTGCGGTAGGCGATTTTATTTCGTTCGACGCCCGTCCGGTCGTGACACCCAGCGGCTTTATCAAATCGCGGCATCTGGATGATAAAGCCAGCGTGGCTGCGCTGTTTGGTTTATTGGAATCCGCTGTACGCGAAAACTGGAAGCCCCGTCATACCGTTAAGCTGCTTATTTCCAACTATGAGGAAGTCGGTCACGGAGCTGCTTACATCCCCGAAGGGGTCAACGAGATGATTGCCGTCGATATGGGTTGCATAGGCGAGGATCTGAGCTGCAAGGAGACAGATGTATCGATTTGTGCCAAGGATTCTTCCGGGCCTTATGATTATAATATGACGACTCGTCTGATTGAGCTGGCCAAAGAGCTGAATATCCCGTATGCCGTTGATATTTATCCGCACTATGGTTCTGACGCGTCGGCTGCGCTGAAAGCAGGCAACAATATCCGCGCTGCCCTGATCGGCCCTGGCGTACACGCCTCCCATGCGATGGAGCGTACGCACAAGCAGGCTGTGGTGAACACTGCCCGTCTGCTTGCCGCCTATGTGACGGTATAA
- a CDS encoding LapA family protein, whose translation MTGKGFYNVAEGGGILKTQWSLIAALVIALLTAVFAVINVKSVQVNLLFRTVNVPLILLILGCTLLGGLIVGSFGIFRQYKLQREIKRLTTQLHTLQEEHTPVVEAYADTAYGKTGSSSAVSTSDKVAEQTSSDPDWLSK comes from the coding sequence ATGACGGGCAAGGGATTTTATAATGTAGCGGAAGGAGGTGGCATTTTGAAAACACAATGGTCTTTGATCGCAGCTCTTGTTATCGCTTTGTTAACGGCTGTATTCGCTGTCATTAACGTGAAATCGGTCCAAGTAAATCTTCTATTTCGTACGGTCAACGTTCCTTTGATTTTACTTATTCTTGGCTGCACTCTTCTTGGAGGGCTTATCGTCGGTTCCTTCGGTATTTTCCGTCAATATAAGCTTCAGAGAGAAATCAAACGTCTGACCACCCAGCTTCATACACTGCAAGAAGAGCATACACCCGTTGTGGAAGCATATGCGGATACGGCCTATGGCAAGACTGGTTCGTCCAGCGCGGTGTCTACATCCGACAAGGTAGCAGAGCAAACGTCCTCTGACCCTGACTGGTTGTCCAAATGA